Proteins encoded together in one Kutzneria kofuensis window:
- a CDS encoding FAD-binding oxidoreductase: MPPIIDTPCPQLVPGDPGYDDARRVWNGEIDRKPAVIAQVTGPADVTACLAHARAHGLDVTVRGGGHNLGGAAVADGAVLIDLSGLRTVHVDPDTRTARVAGGATNADLDAATQAHGLAVPAGTYSDTGIGGLTLGGGFGWLTAKHGLAVDNLISAEVVLADGRVVRASADSHPDLFWALRGGGGNFGVVTEFEFRLHPVGPLVDVGLFFWELERGAEALRFVRDLVPTLGNTGLMIVGMTAPPAPFVPEEHHGKLGYSLILAGFDGTEAHAALARRVRDTLPPLFELVTPLPYTELQKMLDGIGFRGNYAYEKSVYVEDFSDGLIDVLVANLPAKASPMSATPIALLGGAYTDTPDHSTAFGGIRRTGFVVGLTAICPVPELLPADRAWVRSHWEQLLPYASNTGGYVNFMSDYEQDRVKVTYGPLKYERLARIKAAYDPDNVFHHNGNIKPR, translated from the coding sequence ATGCCGCCGATCATCGACACGCCGTGCCCGCAGCTGGTCCCCGGCGACCCGGGCTACGACGACGCGCGCCGGGTCTGGAACGGGGAGATCGACCGCAAGCCCGCGGTGATCGCCCAGGTCACCGGCCCCGCCGACGTGACCGCCTGCCTCGCCCACGCCCGTGCCCACGGCCTTGACGTCACGGTTCGCGGCGGCGGTCACAACCTCGGCGGCGCCGCCGTCGCCGACGGGGCCGTACTGATCGACCTGAGCGGCCTGCGGACCGTGCACGTCGACCCTGACACCAGGACCGCCCGTGTGGCCGGTGGCGCCACCAACGCCGACCTCGACGCCGCCACCCAGGCGCACGGGCTCGCCGTGCCCGCCGGGACGTACAGCGACACCGGCATCGGCGGCCTCACCCTCGGCGGCGGATTCGGTTGGCTCACGGCAAAACACGGCCTTGCGGTGGACAACCTGATCTCCGCCGAGGTCGTGCTCGCCGACGGCCGGGTGGTGCGGGCCTCCGCCGACTCGCACCCCGACCTGTTCTGGGCGCTGCGGGGCGGCGGCGGGAACTTCGGTGTCGTCACCGAGTTCGAGTTCCGGCTGCACCCCGTCGGCCCGCTCGTCGACGTCGGCTTGTTCTTCTGGGAGCTCGAACGCGGCGCCGAGGCGCTGCGTTTCGTCCGCGACCTCGTGCCGACCCTCGGCAACACCGGCCTGATGATCGTCGGCATGACTGCGCCGCCCGCTCCTTTCGTGCCCGAGGAGCATCACGGCAAGCTCGGCTACTCGCTGATCCTCGCCGGCTTCGACGGCACCGAAGCCCATGCCGCCCTGGCCCGGCGGGTCCGCGACACGCTGCCGCCGCTGTTCGAGCTGGTGACCCCGTTGCCGTACACCGAGTTGCAGAAGATGCTCGACGGCATCGGCTTCCGGGGCAACTACGCGTACGAGAAGTCGGTCTACGTCGAGGACTTCAGCGACGGGCTCATCGATGTCCTGGTCGCCAACCTTCCCGCCAAGGCTTCTCCCATGTCCGCCACCCCCATCGCCCTTCTCGGCGGCGCCTACACCGACACCCCCGACCACTCCACCGCCTTCGGGGGCATCCGTCGCACCGGCTTCGTCGTCGGCCTCACCGCCATCTGCCCCGTGCCCGAGCTCCTCCCCGCCGACCGGGCGTGGGTCCGGTCCCACTGGGAGCAGCTCCTCCCGTACGCCAGCAACACGGGCGGCTACGTGAACTTCATGTCCGACTACGAACAGGACCGCGTCAAGGTCACCTACGGCCCGCTGAAGTACGAGCGCCTGGCCCGGATCAAGGCCGCCTACGACCCCGACAACGTCTTCCACCACAACGGCAACATCAAGCCGCGGTAA
- a CDS encoding MFS transporter has translation MVCEQQAARYSDVFAVREFRAVFAAQLLSVIGDQFARVALSVLVFDRTQSPGLTALAYALTYLPDLFAGPLLAGIADRYPRRTVMVATDLARAILVALMALPGMPLPLLCGLLVGVHALGAPFSAARAATLASVLRGDRYVLGTGAADMVDQFAQVLGFVVGGLVIVATGPDRGLQIDAATFLISAVIVRLGVHDRPVPAFPTVRDPVQPWWPSLVTGAVTVWTTPKLRALVLLACVAGFYVTIEALAVPYAVDVTGSEGGVGLLLAAGPAGTIVGMWAISRLLPGRRLQLLGPLAVTACLPLVLSALRPSVPVMVALLVVSGIGSAYHMVARSAFVQSVPDHGRGQAFGLAVMALRTAQGTGLLLAGVCAETFGAPNVLSGAGITGTLVAAAASLTWYQARRRRR, from the coding sequence ATGGTCTGCGAGCAGCAGGCGGCGCGGTATTCGGACGTCTTTGCCGTACGCGAGTTCCGTGCCGTGTTCGCAGCCCAGCTGCTGTCGGTGATCGGCGACCAGTTCGCCCGGGTGGCGCTGTCGGTCCTGGTGTTCGACCGCACGCAGTCCCCGGGGCTGACGGCCCTGGCGTACGCGCTGACGTACCTGCCGGACCTGTTCGCGGGGCCGCTGCTGGCGGGCATCGCGGACCGCTACCCACGCCGCACGGTGATGGTGGCGACGGACCTGGCCCGAGCGATTCTGGTGGCGCTGATGGCCTTGCCGGGGATGCCGTTGCCGCTGCTGTGCGGCCTCCTGGTGGGCGTGCACGCACTGGGAGCGCCGTTCAGCGCGGCGCGGGCGGCGACGCTGGCGTCGGTGCTCCGGGGGGACCGCTACGTGCTCGGCACGGGCGCGGCGGACATGGTGGACCAGTTCGCGCAGGTGCTGGGCTTCGTGGTCGGCGGCCTGGTGATCGTCGCCACCGGTCCGGACCGCGGCCTGCAGATCGACGCGGCGACGTTCCTGATCTCGGCGGTGATCGTACGGCTCGGCGTGCACGACCGCCCGGTGCCGGCGTTCCCGACCGTGCGCGACCCGGTGCAGCCGTGGTGGCCGTCGCTGGTGACGGGCGCGGTGACGGTGTGGACGACGCCGAAGCTGCGGGCCCTGGTGCTGCTCGCCTGCGTCGCCGGTTTCTACGTGACGATCGAGGCGTTGGCGGTCCCGTACGCGGTGGACGTGACGGGGTCGGAGGGCGGCGTCGGGCTGCTGCTCGCGGCCGGGCCGGCGGGCACGATCGTCGGCATGTGGGCGATCAGCCGGCTGCTGCCGGGTCGCCGCCTGCAACTGCTCGGCCCGCTCGCCGTGACGGCCTGCCTTCCGTTGGTGCTGAGCGCCTTGCGCCCTTCCGTACCGGTGATGGTTGCCCTTCTGGTCGTGTCCGGTATCGGCTCCGCCTACCACATGGTGGCCCGCTCCGCGTTCGTGCAGTCGGTGCCCGATCACGGCCGTGGCCAGGCATTCGGGCTCGCGGTGATGGCGCTGCGGACCGCGCAGGGCACCGGCCTGCTGCTCGCGGGCGTGTGCGCGGAGACGTTCGGCGCGCCGAACGTGTTGTCCGGTGCCGGCATCACCGGCACACTGGTCGCGGCGGCGGCGAGCCTGACCTGGTACCAGGCTCGCCGCCGCCGCAGATAG
- a CDS encoding peptidoglycan D,D-transpeptidase FtsI family protein, with protein sequence MPANRTAGGRPATRPRPVVRGGPAPRPASARKPRRGAPAGVGNHPKRIVLSRLLMVAVLVVAAVRLVQVQGVQADELSALAEQQRATLTVQQALRGQIVDRNGTQLAFSVETRSLSINPKWVKDDWAKEPDVYKNLKLGTSYEDYTQRLAEFIHAQLGDQAKTADLLAKIRDVGTTYQLLVRDADPVKTKPITEKYASITASARQQRVYPDGTVASNVVGYANWREDAKTPQGLIGLENSLDDTLKGTNGTTLVDTANGNNDLVLPGTIRDSKPAVPGSNVQLTLDADVQYQAQKMLDAYKTASGAADGSMVVMDAKTGEVYALAVTDSFNPNNYGDYKLDQLGNAAVSTPYEPGSVNKVVTAAGAIEYGIEQPDSVIDVAPSFKMADRTVTDAWGHGDVQMTFAGVIGKSSNIGTLEVAQKIGADRYVDLLTKFGLGQKTGIGLPGESPGLVPPRSQWSGSTFANLPIGQGLSMTLLQMAGMYQAIANDGLRVPPRIIKSVTKPDGTVVPEAKPDPVRVVSPQTAKTVRDMMRAVMQKDPKDSLQNGTGYPAAIPGYQLSGKTGTAQQPDPALGGGYSQTKYWITFAGILPADNPRLVVGIMLDKPKYGTQLGSSAAPLFHQIGTYLVQHFQIPMSPTASPVVTLQLP encoded by the coding sequence ATGCCCGCCAACCGCACCGCCGGCGGACGTCCGGCCACCCGGCCCCGTCCCGTCGTCCGTGGCGGGCCCGCACCGCGTCCGGCGTCCGCGCGCAAGCCGCGCCGCGGCGCTCCCGCCGGCGTCGGCAACCACCCCAAGCGGATCGTGCTCAGCCGGCTGCTCATGGTCGCCGTGCTGGTGGTCGCCGCCGTGCGGCTGGTGCAGGTGCAGGGCGTGCAGGCCGACGAGCTGTCGGCGCTGGCCGAGCAGCAGCGGGCCACCCTGACCGTGCAGCAGGCGCTGCGCGGGCAGATCGTCGACCGCAACGGCACCCAGCTGGCGTTCAGCGTGGAGACCCGGTCGCTGTCGATCAACCCCAAGTGGGTCAAGGACGACTGGGCCAAGGAGCCCGACGTCTACAAGAACCTCAAGCTCGGCACCAGCTACGAGGACTACACCCAGCGGCTGGCCGAGTTCATCCACGCCCAGCTCGGCGACCAGGCCAAGACGGCCGACCTGCTGGCCAAGATCCGCGACGTCGGCACCACCTACCAGCTGCTGGTGCGCGACGCCGACCCGGTCAAGACCAAGCCGATCACCGAGAAGTACGCGTCCATCACCGCCTCCGCGCGGCAGCAGCGGGTCTATCCGGACGGCACCGTCGCGTCCAACGTCGTCGGCTACGCCAACTGGCGCGAGGACGCCAAGACCCCGCAGGGTCTGATCGGGCTGGAGAACTCCCTCGACGACACCCTCAAGGGCACCAACGGCACCACGCTCGTGGACACCGCCAACGGCAACAACGACCTGGTGCTGCCCGGCACCATCCGGGACAGCAAGCCGGCCGTGCCCGGCTCCAACGTGCAGCTCACGCTCGACGCCGACGTGCAGTACCAGGCCCAGAAGATGCTGGACGCCTACAAGACCGCCAGCGGGGCCGCCGACGGCAGCATGGTCGTGATGGACGCCAAGACCGGCGAGGTCTACGCGCTGGCCGTCACCGACAGCTTCAACCCCAACAACTACGGCGACTACAAGCTCGACCAGCTCGGCAACGCCGCCGTCAGCACGCCGTACGAGCCGGGGTCGGTGAACAAGGTCGTCACCGCCGCCGGGGCCATCGAGTACGGCATCGAGCAGCCCGACAGCGTGATCGACGTGGCCCCGTCGTTCAAGATGGCCGACCGCACCGTTACGGACGCGTGGGGGCATGGCGACGTGCAGATGACCTTCGCCGGCGTGATCGGCAAGTCGTCCAACATCGGCACCCTGGAGGTGGCGCAGAAGATCGGCGCCGACCGCTACGTCGACCTGCTCACGAAGTTCGGGCTCGGGCAGAAGACCGGCATCGGGCTGCCCGGCGAGAGCCCCGGCCTGGTGCCGCCCCGCAGCCAGTGGTCCGGTTCCACCTTCGCCAACCTGCCCATCGGCCAGGGCCTGTCGATGACCCTGCTGCAGATGGCCGGCATGTACCAGGCCATCGCCAACGACGGCCTGCGCGTGCCGCCCCGGATCATCAAGTCCGTCACCAAGCCGGACGGCACCGTCGTGCCCGAGGCCAAGCCCGACCCCGTGCGCGTCGTCAGCCCGCAGACCGCGAAGACCGTGCGGGACATGATGCGGGCCGTCATGCAGAAGGACCCCAAGGACTCCCTGCAGAACGGCACCGGCTACCCCGCGGCGATCCCCGGTTACCAGCTCTCCGGCAAGACCGGCACCGCCCAGCAGCCCGACCCCGCGCTCGGCGGCGGCTACAGCCAGACCAAGTACTGGATCACCTTCGCCGGCATCCTGCCCGCCGACAACCCGCGCCTGGTCGTCGGCATCATGCTGGACAAGCCCAAGTACGGCACCCAGCTCGGCTCCTCGGCGGCCCCGCTGTTCCACCAGATCGGCACCTACCTGGTCCAGCACTTCCAGATCCCGATGTCCCCCACGGCCTCCCCGGTCGTCACCCTTCAGCTGCCGTAG
- a CDS encoding septum formation initiator, producing the protein MSAPARVGAPTPRTRTTRRSGERKIERDPAQTGTRATRGRTTAAQRAYARKANRKQRWLRLSPSGLPKLAPRTPFVLLVMALLAAGVLATLFLSISAVSDSYRLEDAKQKTTDLTSRVEQLKADVAKGESPEVLYDEARKLGMVPAPDPARIKVNPDGSVSVTGSAVPATTTTTPPPSSSAPPPSSGQPANSGTTSTTGQPPASGGGH; encoded by the coding sequence ATGAGCGCACCCGCACGGGTGGGCGCCCCGACGCCCCGTACCCGCACGACGCGTCGCAGCGGCGAGCGCAAGATCGAGCGCGATCCGGCGCAGACCGGGACCAGGGCCACCCGCGGCCGCACCACCGCCGCGCAGCGCGCCTACGCCCGCAAGGCCAACCGCAAGCAGCGGTGGCTGCGGCTGTCGCCGTCCGGGCTGCCGAAGCTGGCGCCGCGCACGCCGTTCGTGCTGCTGGTGATGGCGCTGCTCGCGGCCGGCGTGCTGGCCACGCTGTTCCTGTCGATCTCGGCGGTGTCCGACTCGTACCGGCTCGAGGACGCCAAGCAGAAGACCACCGACCTGACCAGCCGGGTCGAGCAGCTCAAGGCCGACGTGGCCAAGGGCGAGTCGCCCGAGGTGCTCTACGACGAGGCCCGCAAGCTCGGCATGGTGCCGGCCCCGGACCCGGCCCGGATCAAGGTCAACCCGGACGGCTCGGTCAGCGTCACCGGCAGCGCTGTGCCCGCGACCACGACCACCACGCCGCCGCCCTCGTCGTCGGCGCCGCCGCCGTCGTCCGGGCAGCCGGCCAACTCCGGCACGACTTCCACCACCGGTCAGCCGCCAGCCTCAGGGGGAGGCCACTAG
- a CDS encoding UDP-N-acetylmuramoyl-L-alanyl-D-glutamate--2,6-diaminopimelate ligase: protein MPANSLPGKVATAPPRPTKIEPTAPERLAASIGARLEHVDAARPVTGVTLRAQHVQRGDLFAALPGSRAHGADFAHEAIEAGAVAVLTDPAGAERQSLKDVPVLIHDDPRAVLGAAAATVYGNPSQRLKVLGVTGTSGKTTTTYMLEAGLAAAGLTTGLVGGVEMRIAGERITSALTTPEAPDLQALFAVMLEQGVTHVPMEVSSHALALGRVGGTHYAAGAFTNLSQDHLDFHPDMEDYFRTKAKLFDGRADLEIVCTDTPWGERLVKPTTITVSTAHEATWTASDIVVSRSGSQTFYAHGHGRKLPVEILLAGSYNVANALTAIAVLDAIGVDEKAIVAGLAKVQVPGRMERVDLGQDFTAVVDYSHKPAAVALALDAVRARTDGRVIVVLGCGGDRDAAKRPLMGEAAAVRADLTIVTDDNPRSENASDIRAQMLAGVPADRRDTVVEIADRRAAIRHAVAQARTGDVVVVAGKGHETGQEVAGVIHPFSDRDELTAAIREVAK from the coding sequence GTGCCTGCCAACTCACTACCGGGCAAGGTCGCGACCGCCCCGCCACGCCCGACCAAGATCGAGCCGACCGCGCCCGAGCGGCTGGCCGCGTCCATCGGCGCGCGGCTGGAGCATGTCGACGCCGCGCGGCCCGTCACGGGCGTGACGCTGCGCGCTCAGCACGTGCAGAGAGGCGACCTGTTCGCGGCGCTGCCGGGATCGAGGGCCCACGGGGCGGACTTCGCCCACGAGGCTATCGAGGCGGGCGCGGTGGCGGTGCTGACGGACCCGGCAGGCGCGGAGCGGCAGTCCCTGAAGGACGTGCCGGTCCTCATCCACGACGACCCCCGAGCGGTGCTCGGCGCGGCGGCGGCGACGGTGTACGGCAACCCGTCGCAGCGGCTGAAGGTCCTGGGCGTCACGGGCACGTCGGGCAAGACGACAACGACGTACATGCTGGAGGCGGGTCTCGCGGCGGCGGGGCTGACCACGGGCCTGGTGGGCGGCGTGGAGATGCGCATCGCGGGGGAGCGCATCACGAGCGCGCTGACCACGCCGGAGGCACCGGACCTGCAGGCGCTGTTCGCGGTGATGCTGGAGCAGGGCGTCACGCACGTGCCGATGGAGGTCTCCAGCCACGCCCTGGCCCTGGGCCGCGTGGGCGGCACGCACTACGCGGCGGGCGCCTTCACCAACCTGTCCCAGGACCACCTGGACTTCCACCCGGACATGGAGGACTACTTCCGCACGAAGGCGAAGCTGTTCGACGGCCGCGCCGACCTGGAGATCGTCTGCACGGACACGCCGTGGGGCGAGCGGCTGGTGAAGCCGACCACGATCACGGTGTCCACGGCGCACGAGGCGACGTGGACGGCCAGCGACATCGTGGTGTCGAGGTCCGGCTCGCAGACGTTCTACGCGCACGGCCACGGCCGCAAGCTGCCGGTGGAGATCCTGCTCGCGGGCTCGTACAACGTGGCCAACGCGCTGACGGCGATCGCGGTGCTGGACGCGATCGGCGTGGACGAGAAGGCGATCGTGGCGGGCCTGGCCAAGGTGCAGGTGCCGGGCCGGATGGAGCGGGTCGATCTCGGCCAGGACTTCACGGCGGTGGTGGACTACTCGCACAAGCCCGCGGCGGTGGCGCTGGCGCTGGACGCGGTGCGCGCCCGAACCGACGGTCGCGTCATCGTGGTGCTGGGTTGCGGCGGCGACCGCGACGCGGCCAAGCGCCCGCTGATGGGCGAGGCGGCGGCGGTCCGCGCCGACCTGACGATCGTCACAGACGACAACCCCCGCAGCGAGAACGCGTCTGACATCAGGGCGCAGATGCTCGCGGGCGTGCCGGCCGACCGGCGGGACACGGTGGTGGAGATCGCCGACCGACGGGCGGCCATCCGGCACGCCGTGGCGCAGGCCCGCACCGGCGACGTCGTGGTCGTCGCCGGCAAGGGACACGAGACCGGCCAGGAGGTCGCAGGAGTGATCCACCCGTTCTCCGATCGGGACGAGCTGACGGCGGCGATCCGCGAGGTCGCCAAGTGA
- the rsmH gene encoding 16S rRNA (cytosine(1402)-N(4))-methyltransferase RsmH — translation MSDQPRAKHVPVLLDRIVELFAPALSGKPAVMVDCTLGLGGHSHALLSAYPELTVIGLDRDPEALSLAGRRLAEFGDRVRYVHAVYDELPTVLVQQGVTELDGVLFDLGVSSLQLDVAERGFAYSQDAPLDMRMDPTTGPTAADVLNSYPFAELARILREYGEERFAGKIAKAIVAERAKEPFTTSPRLVQLLHDVIPAASKRTGGHPAKRTFQALRIEVNGELEVLRRAIPAALSALAVGGRIVVESYHSLEDRLVKRALTELSVSTSPLDLPVELPGHGPELKLVTRGAEMAGEQEIADNPRSASVRLRAAERIRRAS, via the coding sequence ATGTCCGACCAGCCGAGGGCGAAGCACGTGCCCGTCCTGCTCGACCGCATCGTGGAGCTGTTCGCGCCCGCACTGTCCGGCAAGCCCGCCGTGATGGTGGACTGCACCCTGGGCCTGGGCGGCCACTCGCACGCGCTGCTGTCCGCGTACCCGGAACTCACCGTGATCGGGCTGGACCGCGATCCGGAGGCGCTTTCCCTGGCCGGGCGACGCCTGGCCGAGTTCGGCGACCGGGTCCGTTACGTCCATGCCGTGTACGACGAGTTGCCGACGGTGTTGGTTCAGCAGGGCGTGACCGAGCTCGACGGCGTGCTGTTCGATCTCGGCGTCTCCTCGCTGCAGCTGGACGTCGCCGAGCGCGGCTTCGCCTACTCCCAGGACGCCCCGCTGGACATGCGGATGGACCCGACCACCGGGCCGACCGCCGCCGACGTGCTCAACAGCTACCCGTTCGCGGAGCTGGCCCGGATCCTGCGCGAGTACGGCGAGGAGCGGTTCGCCGGCAAGATCGCCAAGGCGATCGTCGCCGAGCGGGCCAAGGAGCCGTTCACCACCAGCCCGCGGCTGGTGCAGCTGCTGCACGACGTCATCCCGGCGGCCAGCAAGCGCACCGGCGGACACCCGGCCAAGCGCACCTTCCAGGCGCTGCGCATCGAGGTCAACGGCGAGCTGGAGGTGCTGCGGCGGGCCATCCCGGCGGCGCTGTCGGCGCTGGCCGTCGGCGGCCGGATCGTCGTCGAGTCGTACCACTCGCTGGAGGACCGGCTGGTGAAGCGGGCGCTGACGGAGCTGTCCGTCTCCACCAGCCCGCTGGACCTGCCGGTGGAGCTGCCCGGGCACGGCCCGGAGCTGAAGCTCGTCACCCGCGGCGCGGAGATGGCGGGCGAGCAGGAGATCGCCGACAACCCACGGTCGGCGTCCGTGCGGCTGCGTGCCGCGGAGCGGATCCGGAGGGCGTCATGA
- a CDS encoding DUF58 domain-containing protein: protein MMKVLAGLTTRGRCLMAAGLAAGVCSLVLNERDLLRIAVFVVALPVLAAVLTSRSRVGLSATRTVLPDRVPVGSTAEVRIDIRSDGRLPTGGLLLEDGVPYALGSRPRFVLERLPRHHQVPLRYQLRPVLRGVQHVGPLLGRITDPFGMAEFDRELAGSTRLVVVPRVHQLTGLPGGAGMGAGEEGAVRLRSGQGEDDAVVRQYRHGDDLRKVHWRSSARRDELMVRLEEKPWRGGTTVLLDHRSAAHRGTGPTSSLEWAISMTASVCLHLHRQGHQVRLVTEDGKVLAGGFADAGHSDVVVLDALAALHSSHHRDLVCGGDPGNGQELIAILGAANPVAATELMRLRPRVTRSLAVMLDVTAWAPGADTTVATEMTEAARLLRGSGWGVVIAKPDMPMGVVWSELCRAGTRGGAITVAEGGIS, encoded by the coding sequence TTGATGAAGGTGCTCGCCGGACTGACGACCCGCGGACGCTGCCTGATGGCGGCGGGACTGGCGGCGGGCGTCTGTTCCCTCGTGCTCAACGAACGCGACCTGCTGCGCATCGCGGTGTTCGTGGTGGCGTTGCCCGTGCTGGCCGCGGTGCTGACGTCGCGCTCCCGGGTGGGGCTGTCCGCCACCCGGACCGTGCTGCCGGACCGGGTGCCCGTCGGCTCCACCGCCGAGGTCCGCATCGACATCCGCAGCGACGGCCGGCTGCCGACCGGCGGCCTGCTGCTGGAGGACGGCGTGCCGTACGCGCTGGGCAGCCGGCCCCGCTTCGTGCTGGAGCGGCTGCCCCGGCACCACCAGGTGCCGCTGCGCTACCAGCTGCGGCCGGTTCTGCGCGGCGTCCAGCACGTCGGCCCGCTGCTGGGCCGCATCACCGACCCGTTCGGCATGGCGGAGTTCGATCGCGAGCTCGCCGGCAGCACCCGGCTGGTCGTGGTGCCCCGCGTGCACCAGCTGACCGGACTGCCCGGCGGCGCCGGCATGGGCGCCGGCGAGGAGGGCGCGGTCCGGCTGCGGTCGGGGCAGGGCGAGGACGACGCCGTGGTGCGGCAGTACCGGCATGGCGACGACCTGCGCAAGGTCCACTGGCGGTCGTCGGCCCGTCGCGACGAGCTGATGGTGCGGCTGGAGGAGAAGCCGTGGCGGGGCGGCACCACCGTGCTGCTCGACCACCGCTCGGCCGCGCACCGCGGCACCGGACCGACCAGCAGCCTGGAATGGGCGATCTCGATGACCGCCAGCGTCTGCCTGCATCTGCACCGCCAGGGGCACCAGGTGCGGCTGGTGACCGAGGACGGCAAGGTGCTCGCCGGCGGCTTCGCCGACGCCGGGCACAGCGACGTGGTCGTGCTGGACGCGCTGGCGGCGCTGCACTCCTCGCACCACCGGGACCTGGTGTGCGGCGGCGACCCCGGCAACGGGCAGGAGCTGATCGCCATCCTCGGCGCCGCCAACCCGGTGGCCGCCACCGAGCTCATGCGGCTGCGGCCGCGCGTCACCCGCAGCCTCGCGGTGATGCTGGACGTGACGGCGTGGGCGCCGGGCGCCGACACCACCGTGGCGACCGAGATGACCGAGGCGGCCAGGCTGCTGCGCGGCTCCGGCTGGGGCGTGGTGATCGCCAAGCCGGACATGCCGATGGGCGTGGTGTGGTCGGAGCTGTGCCGGGCCGGCACCCGCGGCGGCGCGATCACCGTCGCCGAAGGGGGGATCTCCTGA
- a CDS encoding AAA family ATPase, translated as MTSSTPPAAQAGVPDQPSALGRLHDTAQRIAANVEHVLVGKPEVVRIALVTLLAEGHLLVEDVPGVGKTSLAKALARSIDCTVSRVQFTPDLLPSDITGVSIFNRNSSDFEFRPGPVFANIVVGDEINRASPKTQSALLECMEEHQVTIDGQTYPLGSPFMVIATQNPIEMEGTYALPEAQRDRFTCRVSIGYPDPQAELAMVDEHAGRDPLEDLQPVSDAEQVRQLVGAVRTVHLSPEIKRYAVELVSATRRLPELRLGASPRSTLHLVRAARAQAALAGREFVVPDDVHAVAVPVLAHRLVLTAEALAARRSPADLIRSVLQRVVIPHGGGNGQVSQPLAAPNGRWFGTRQGR; from the coding sequence TTGACGTCGAGTACCCCGCCTGCCGCCCAGGCCGGCGTGCCTGACCAGCCGTCGGCGCTCGGTCGGCTGCACGACACCGCGCAGCGGATCGCGGCCAACGTCGAGCACGTGCTGGTCGGCAAGCCCGAGGTGGTGCGGATCGCGCTGGTCACCCTGCTGGCCGAGGGCCACCTGCTGGTGGAGGACGTGCCGGGCGTGGGCAAGACCTCGCTGGCCAAGGCGCTGGCCCGGTCCATCGACTGCACGGTCAGCCGCGTGCAGTTCACGCCGGACCTGCTGCCCAGCGACATCACCGGCGTCTCGATCTTCAACCGCAACAGCAGCGACTTCGAGTTCCGGCCGGGCCCGGTGTTCGCCAACATCGTGGTCGGCGACGAGATCAACCGCGCCTCCCCGAAGACGCAGTCGGCGCTGCTGGAGTGCATGGAGGAGCACCAGGTCACCATCGACGGGCAGACCTACCCGCTGGGCTCCCCGTTCATGGTCATCGCCACCCAGAACCCGATCGAGATGGAGGGCACGTACGCCCTGCCGGAGGCGCAGCGGGACCGCTTCACCTGCCGGGTGTCCATCGGCTACCCGGACCCGCAGGCCGAGCTGGCCATGGTGGACGAGCACGCCGGCCGGGACCCGCTGGAGGACCTGCAGCCCGTCTCGGACGCCGAGCAGGTCAGGCAGCTGGTCGGCGCGGTCCGCACGGTGCACCTGTCGCCGGAGATCAAGCGGTACGCGGTCGAGCTCGTCTCCGCCACCCGACGGCTGCCGGAGCTGCGCTTGGGCGCCTCGCCGCGGTCGACGCTGCACCTGGTGCGCGCGGCGCGGGCGCAGGCGGCGCTGGCCGGCCGCGAGTTCGTGGTGCCGGACGACGTGCACGCGGTCGCGGTGCCGGTGCTGGCGCACCGCCTCGTGCTGACAGCCGAGGCGCTGGCCGCGCGGCGTTCGCCGGCCGACCTGATCCGCAGCGTGCTGCAGCGCGTCGTGATCCCGCACGGCGGCGGCAACGGCCAGGTGTCCCAACCACTGGCCGCGCCCAACGGCCGCTGGTTCGGGACGCGGCAAGGGCGTTGA
- the mraZ gene encoding division/cell wall cluster transcriptional repressor MraZ: MFLGTHTPKLDDKGRLTLPAKFRDALAGGLMVTKGQDHCLYVFPRAEFEQMARKVAEAPLTNEAVRAYQRYLFAGTDEQRPDGQGRVTIAPELRRYAGLAKDCVVIGAITRLEIWDAQAWQRYLDEHEDDYAQAREEVLPGLF; encoded by the coding sequence GTGTTCCTCGGTACGCACACCCCCAAGCTGGACGACAAGGGTCGGCTGACGCTGCCGGCGAAGTTTCGGGACGCGCTCGCAGGGGGTCTCATGGTCACCAAGGGCCAGGACCACTGCCTCTACGTGTTCCCACGCGCGGAGTTCGAGCAGATGGCCCGCAAGGTGGCGGAGGCTCCCCTGACCAATGAGGCGGTCCGGGCATACCAGCGCTACCTGTTCGCGGGCACCGACGAGCAGCGGCCGGACGGCCAGGGGCGCGTCACCATCGCCCCCGAGCTGCGCCGCTACGCCGGGCTGGCCAAGGACTGCGTGGTGATCGGCGCGATCACCCGCCTGGAGATCTGGGACGCGCAGGCCTGGCAGCGCTACCTGGACGAGCACGAGGACGACTACGCGCAGGCCCGGGAGGAGGTGCTTCCCGGACTGTTCTGA